TTCCTCGGGTCTGTTGTCGATCCGCGGTGAGCAGCCGACAGGCGGTGTTGCAAACTATTACAGCGGCAACGACCCCTCACAACCACATGGAGACTCGCTGCATTAACCTACGATACAGAATCTTGCGAGTGCTCGTTACTCGCCGTAAAATGCGCTTCTATTGAGCAATGGACCGCTGCTGATAAGGCGGCTTATGTGAGTCCAGTTCAAACGACTTTGTGGCACACATAGCCGCTAATGCTAAGCCGCCTCAGCACACCGCGCTCCGACTTGATAGCGCTCATCGCGCGCATCTCGCCATCTGACCTTCTATTTCGTTTAAGATGATTTATCGGTAGTATTTCGCGCGCTGGCAAGGTGTGGAATCGAATCGATTCCGCGGCCATCTAAAAGATTAACTTGGAGAACTCATGAAAGTCATAGAGCTAGCGGCACCACGTGTCGATGCACTGCATTCCAGCACTTATCCTGATCCCGTCCCAGGCCCGGCTGAGGTGTTAGTTCGTCTGCGGGCTGCTTCGTTGAACTTTCTTGATATCGCCGTTGCCACCGGTAAGTATCCCATCAACAATTTTCCGATCATCCCCGTTACAGACGGAGCAGGCGAGATCGCGGCTTTCGGCGCGGCTGTGACCGACTGGACTGTTGGAGAACGGGTCATCCCGCATTTCATTCCCAACTGGCAGGATGGCCGGATGCCCACCGCCGGCGGCGGCCCACGTCGTGGCATCGATCTTCCCGGCAGCCTCGCGGAGTATGTGGTGGTTCCTGCGCACTCGCTGGTCCATACACCGGCGCACCTATCGCACGCTGAAGCGGCCACCTTACCGATAGCAGCGACCACGGCCTGGCGCGCCGTTCGCAGCGCCGGACTGGGACCGCACAAGACGGCTCTCGTGCTCGGCACCGGCGGCGTATCGCTTTTTGCAATGCAGTTTGCAAAGGCGCACGGGGCGCGGGTTCTTGTTACATCGTCCTCTGACGAAAAGCTGGAGCGCGCCCGTAAACTGGGCGCTGATGGAATTATCAATTACAAATTCACTCCCAAGTGGGCGGATGAGGTGCTTCGCCTGACTGATGGAAGAGGCGCTGATCTTGTGCTTGAGACAGGCGGTGCGGCGACCTTTCCGCAATCGATCGAAGCTGCGGGTCTTGATAGCACAGTGTTCATCATCGGCTTCCTGTCCGGGACGGAGGTCTCGATCAACGTGGTCCCCGTGATGGAGAGGCGCATTCGCCTGCAGGGCAACAATACAGGCCCTGTGGCTGATTTTGCCGACGCCGCAGCTGCGATGACCGCCCATGGAATCAAACCCGTTCTCGACGCTACGTTCCCCATGGATCAGGCGCAGGCAGCCTACAGACATCTGGCTGAAGGCGGGCACTTTGGCAAGATCGCGATCAGCATCCCTTAGCTCTCAATTCCAAGGGCGGCACGCTCACTGGAAGACTAAAGGCCGTCGTTCGTGCTGGTGAGAAAGGCTCGAAGCTCGGCTATACGCCGCCGCCGATTCGCACAATGACTCCGGAGACATATCTTGCCAGCGGACTAGCCAGAAAGGCGACTGCAATGGCAATGTGTCAAGCGACTTGGCTTGCAGAGTCGCTATCAAGCTGGACAAAGTTTTTTTACTCCAGTCCTAGAGTGGAGGGAGTGCGAATTAGCAATGGACCCGGTCTTGTTCGGAACCTCGGCCTTGAATTGTGAATCTAATAACTAGGAGATCTTCTCACGACAAAAGTTTGGTTAGTTACAGGAAGTGGCAACGGACTAGGGCGGGACATTTTGGAAGCGGCGTTGGCTGCAGGTGACAACGTAGTCGCCGGGGCTCGCAAGACTGCGCAACTCGATGATTTGGTGCGACAGTATGGAGAGCGAATCAAACCGGTCTCGCTCGAAGTCCGCGATGAAGCAGCTGCGAAAGATGCAGTCGCGACGGCCGTATCTGAGTATGGGCGGCTCGATGGTTTACACAACGCGTGCTGCAGTTCCGGTCATGCGCAGTCAGCGTAGCGGGAGCATTTTTCAGGTGTCCTTGATCGGCGGCCGGATGGCGATACCTGGCAACTCTCCCTACCATGCTGCCAAATGGGGCCGCCGGCGGCTCTAGCCACTCGGTGGCCGCAGAGGTGGCGCCCTTTGAAGTCCAGGTATAACAGTTGAACCCGGAGGCATTCGCACCAACTGGATGGAGCGCTTTCGCGAGGACATGCCGGAGCTTCTGCCAGTTACGAAGCCTCTGTTTGGCAAAATAGTCGATACGACGAAACAGTACTCCGCAAGCAGGAAGGCGACCCGAAACGGATCGCGCAACTAGTAGTGAAGCTCGCGAACGAGGACAAGATCCTTCTCCGGCTTATCCTCGGCGTCACACCGAGAAACGCGTAGAAGCTTTTTGAATCGGCGCGCCGCGATGAAGCTGCGAAGTGGAGCGATTTGGGGCATTCAACCGTCTTCGAAAATTCAGAAGAGGTGCCAGTACTCACAAAGTAATCTGCAGACAGAGAAGGCAGTAGCAATCCGGGCGTCCTTCTCTGTGTTTTTTCTGACTGACTTCATTAATATTTTTTACCAGAGCGCCACTTAGTCGCTGCCGATTCAACCGTTGTCGAGAGAGAACTAAAGGCTCGGCGACGCGCCGCCGTCTATCCGTAGATTGACTCCGGTGATATAGCCTGCCAGGGGACTAGCCAGAAAAGCGACTGCGTTGGCTATGTCATCAAGCTGCCCGACTCTGCCGAGAGGAACTGGAGCGAACATAGGCAGGACGGCATGTTCGATCTCCTTCCATGGCGTATCCGGCCCCCCTAGGCCTCGCTCTTCCGCGAACTGCCTGAACCGTGCTTCGAGGGTGGGGCTAAAAATCGTTCCCGGTGAAATGGCGTTGGCCATAATGCCTTCTGCAGCAACCGCCTTCGCTAAGGACACGGTCATCGCATTCATAGCAGCCTTGCATGCGGAATAATCCGGCCCGCTTGCTGGGGGCATCGTCCCCGCCAGACTCGAAATGTTAACGATGCGCCCCCACCTGGCCTGCCGCATCTTCGGCAGAACGCGCGCTATGACTCGAAGCGCGGCCAGAACGTTCCGGTCATAGGCAGAAGCCCATGTCGAGGGCTGAGTCGTCTCCCAACTTTCCTTTGGACCAGAACCTCCAGCGTTGTTCACGAGGATATCAACGGAACCGACGATATCCTCGGCTGCCGTGATGAGCCGTTTGACGGCACGATCGTCCGTCAAGTCCCCGGTGACAGGATGAGCCTGGCCTCCATGACCGACGATGCTGGCGACGACGTGTTCTGTCATCTCCCGATCCCGGCCATGAACGAGCACGATCGCGCCCTCGACCGCGAGAAAACGCGCAATCGCCTCGCCGATTCCTTTGCTGCTGCCCGTGACTAAGGCACGTTTGCCATGCAATTGCAATTCCATGTGTCCAAGGCTAGGCTCAATTCCGGTGAATAACAAGAACTCGCAAAGAAGCAACAGACACTCCAGCAAAGAAGCACTCAACCCTCATGCACGCGACCGGACTCCGGTGAGTAGATTTGATCAACAGCCTAGCTCATTACGGCAGGCTTCAAGACTTCCTCGCACCAATCGCTGAAGCTGGTCGGAGTCGTATTGTGAGCGGTGCGCAGTTCGGCGTTGTCTAATCCCTGTCCTTGGAGATCAGCATGTCTACGATTCCTTCTGCAAAGACCGAATTCGCTCGATACTGGATGAACTGCGCCTTATAGGATCCGCCTGTACTTGCTCGTTGTTGTTTGCAAACGAGGGAGGTACAACCAGGAATCCGCTCTCTGCGCTTTCGAAAGCCTGTTTTAATTCGCGAGCAGATGACCGAAAGCCTGCTGATCTGCATGGCGGGTGGCGGGCTCGCCCTGATGCTATCGCTCGCTTCGACGCGATGGCTAGCTGCCAACTGGCGCAATCTACCCCGGGCCGACTCCGTGCACATCGATGGATGGGTTTTCACTTTTGCCGCAGGGCTGGTCGTGATTACAGGATTGCTGGCTGGTCTCGCGCCGGCAGTCACATCCACTGGCAGTCGGCTACTCACAGCGCTGCAGGAGTCCTCACGATCGGCCAGCACCAGCACCTCGCGGGCGCAGCTTCACAAGACGATGCTTACAGTTGAAATCGCGCTCACGGTCATGCTGCTCTTCTCAGCCGGACTGCTTTTCAAGAGCTTCATGCACCTGCGCATGGCGGACCTAGGCTGCGGTATCGATCACGTGATGACCATGAAATTCGGTTTGCCGGAAATCCAATACGATACGCGCGACAAAGTGATGCTCTTCCACCAGTCACTGCTTGAGCGCGTGCGCCGGCTTCTCCTGGCCGCGGTAGGCCTGTATGGAGTGCTTTCCTACTTGGTGACCCAGCGAGTGTCGGAAATTGGCATTCGCATCGCCCTCGGCGCGCAACGTGATCAGATATTGCGTCTTATTTTGTTCGACGGGCTGCAGCCGCGCTCCTCGGGCTGTTAGCCAGCGCAGGCGCAACGCAACTTATCCGATCGATGCCCCACGCGGATGTCTCGCGAATAGGATTTTAGGGGTACCCGAATTCAGACGCACGCCTCGAGGGCAGGGGGCGAATTTGAGGCGGTACAGACTCGGTGAAGGGAGCGCGTGGCAATCGAGACCTCGCAGTCTTTGGGTGCGGACGCGGGGGGTTGTCGTCACCCTACCCCCCGCCAAAAGGTATAGACGACTTTTAGAGTCGCAGTTTTTTTTGAGAAGGGCGGATCGTTCCGGGAGGTCGTCGGAATAGCACAACAAAAAAACCGTCCTTTATTCATACCGCGACATACGCGAGACAATTGTCACCGCCGTTTAACATTTGATCCCTAGCCTCATCAACAAAGGCCACAACTGAACCATAGGCCCTAATTTCACTACTACATACCTGCTTTGTTTACTGAAAGGTAGAGCCAATGACGCCACGTAGAGCGATACTTATCGCCCTGATCATCCTGAGTGCGATTATTCTTCAATCCGCAAACGCGCAACAAACACTGGGTTCGGTGTCCGGCGTCATCAGCGACGCGACCGGAGCAATCATCTCCGGAGCAAGTGTCGTGCTCGTCAACGATCAAACTGCAGCGAGCCGTACTACTTCCACGAACGGAAGCGGCGCCTACCAGGTGCAAGGTCTGCCGATCGGTCTGTACACGGTGACTATCACAGCCAATGGCTTTGATACGGAAAAGCTTAGCGGCTTCCAGATTCAGGCCGATCGCACTGCCGCGCTGGTTGTGCGCCTCAAGGCCGGCCAGGTCTCCTCCACTATCGACGTTGCAGCGACGCCTCAGCTCGACACAGTGGATACCACCAACGGTTACATTCTCGACGCGGCGCAGATTGAAAAGATTCCGCTCGGCACCGGCAGCTTCACGCAACTGGCAACGCTTAGTCCGGGAGTTCACGCTGACCTGCTTGCCGACACCGGCACCAACACCGGCCTTGGCAACCAGAACATCTATGCCAACGGACAGCGCCTCAGCAGCAACACCTTCACTTTTAACGGAGTCATGACTAACAACCTGTTCAACGGCGCCTCTTCCAGTCAGGTCACCGAAAGCCGCGCCGTTCTGAACACTGGCGAGTCATTCCAGTCGAATGGCACCATCCGCACCAACACCTCGATCTTCGACGCTATCGGCGAAGCTCTTCCCTCTCCCCCGCAGCAGACTATTGCAGAGGAGCGCGTCAACACGTCCATGTTCGACGCTGCGCAGGGAGCCACTGCGGGCGCCCACATCGACGTAACTACAAAAACCGGCACCAACGCGCTTCATGGGTCCGCTTATGGCAACTGGGAGACCTCCGCGCTCAACGCCAATCCGTTCTTCAACAAACAGACCGGCAACCCTACTCCAGATCTTCACCGCTATGTCGCGGGTGCGGAACTCGGTGGCCCCATCCGGCACGACAAGCTCTTCTTCTAC
The nucleotide sequence above comes from Tunturibacter empetritectus. Encoded proteins:
- a CDS encoding zinc-dependent alcohol dehydrogenase family protein produces the protein MKVIELAAPRVDALHSSTYPDPVPGPAEVLVRLRAASLNFLDIAVATGKYPINNFPIIPVTDGAGEIAAFGAAVTDWTVGERVIPHFIPNWQDGRMPTAGGGPRRGIDLPGSLAEYVVVPAHSLVHTPAHLSHAEAATLPIAATTAWRAVRSAGLGPHKTALVLGTGGVSLFAMQFAKAHGARVLVTSSSDEKLERARKLGADGIINYKFTPKWADEVLRLTDGRGADLVLETGGAATFPQSIEAAGLDSTVFIIGFLSGTEVSINVVPVMERRIRLQGNNTGPVADFADAAAAMTAHGIKPVLDATFPMDQAQAAYRHLAEGGHFGKIAISIP
- a CDS encoding SDR family NAD(P)-dependent oxidoreductase; amino-acid sequence: MELQLHGKRALVTGSSKGIGEAIARFLAVEGAIVLVHGRDREMTEHVVASIVGHGGQAHPVTGDLTDDRAVKRLITAAEDIVGSVDILVNNAGGSGPKESWETTQPSTWASAYDRNVLAALRVIARVLPKMRQARWGRIVNISSLAGTMPPASGPDYSACKAAMNAMTVSLAKAVAAEGIMANAISPGTIFSPTLEARFRQFAEERGLGGPDTPWKEIEHAVLPMFAPVPLGRVGQLDDIANAVAFLASPLAGYITGVNLRIDGGASPSL